CACCAAGCTCATCTTCAAGGATTCGCTTCAGGAGATGTTCGGCGAGAAGACCCAGCAATAGCCGGTGCGCCCCCGGCTGGGGTAGGCCCGCGCCTCGGCCAGGACGTAGCCGTGGGGGACGGGGCCGTCCGGCGCCTCCTCATTGGAGAAGACCACGACCAGGGGCAGCACCCCGCCACGCGCGTGCCGCGCGGCCGTGCCCAGGAACTCCCGCCAGGGCTGGAAGGCACGGGAGAGGCACACGTCCGCCTCGCGGCGCAGGGCCTCGCAGCGCCCCTCGAACACCTCGGTGCGCGGCAGGCGCATCATGGCCAGGCACTGCCGAAGGAAGGCCACGCGCTTGGCCCTGGGCTCGATGAGCACATAGGTGCCCGCCTGCCAGAACACGCGCAGCGGCACCCCCGGGATGCCCGCCCCGGCCCCGAAATCCAGGGTCACCGGGTTCCCGGGCAGGCTGAGCCCCGCCAGCAGGTCCGCCAGGTGCCAGCTGTCCGCCACCAGCTCCTCCAGCATGGCCCGCCAGCTGCGCGGGCCTACCAGA
The Fundidesulfovibrio soli DNA segment above includes these coding regions:
- a CDS encoding 16S rRNA (guanine(527)-N(7))-methyltransferase RsmG, whose protein sequence is MEHGNPDPRQVAQAAQDLGRTLDEAQAQALAMYLGLLEKWNARTNLVGPRSWRAMLEELVADSWHLADLLAGLSLPGNPVTLDFGAGAGIPGVPLRVFWQAGTYVLIEPRAKRVAFLRQCLAMMRLPRTEVFEGRCEALRREADVCLSRAFQPWREFLGTAARHARGGVLPLVVVFSNEEAPDGPVPHGYVLAEARAYPSRGRTGYCWVFSPNIS